Proteins encoded within one genomic window of Drosophila willistoni isolate 14030-0811.24 chromosome XL unlocalized genomic scaffold, UCI_dwil_1.1 Seg141, whole genome shotgun sequence:
- the LOC6641413 gene encoding protein sevenless isoform X1: MFWRQHELQQHHQQHHQQQQQQQQQQQQQKIPNSFAIQNPTRSFNFSLINLKIAVNVNTKMSANRPRNDQQEMFSKVKTNTNDWLERAKTNLSQIGGHGGISTILIINILFLILLSICCDVCRSHGDGPQLSSSPLMASSNYTTTNGNGRIQLKDQLDFLPKLDSDVVEKVAIWHKHAAAAPPSIVEGIAISSIARPIGSSGSSSAASHETSHPERQMDNEDSVILGVGMDERIALERVTRDCVQRCIVEEDLFLDEFGIKCEKADNGDKCYKTRCTKGCAQWYRALKELEPCQEACASPLQFYPYDLPCIGACEMAQRDYWHLQRLAIAELVESTQPQFVRAPSREQQTAPLILKWDMHFPENYLASRPFNIQYKYVNSSNASEKDEHDEEEKHGKVYRKAYRQNEWFNLADYDCDEYYVCEILETLMPYTQYRFRFELPFGESSDEILFSPATPAYQTPAENVPTSAPIIDHLFALDDGHVAVHWHDGRFTNGPITGYRLRLASPGSNQSDEQTVPANQNSYMFVELRPMTNYTLELSMINEQGEGPVAKASVVTKMGLTKDQGPAALLVVGRKSIIWQVLELAGESRVVYRSQQTIVDVAWSHKDQRLFVLDTNGELRTQTLDQAPSMQLSTLIVLPNSSWIPHKLSLDTLKLRLYVAVELPKQEYAILSSTTKGSMVEMLVQNLHQPVEQLEVDALNGWLFWTDAQGLWRLDLASKERLQLYQTSNRLGRFILDIPHWFIHLLLPDEEQLLSLSYDGNWRRPIQLSPGHWQTFTLLAKSLLMADDTQLHLMDLPSGEKISKWSLTETNDCWALVPLMPERERIALDTGIPRQLVALLGSQAAHISWKKPARNPYQSRAAANNLSYELEVLDVASQSAYNIRNIRSPSFGLERLQPDNLYQLRVRAINSVGKVGEWTPPYAARTWPLGPHRFRWATQSGELYETNELGQNLNKMENVKLESLPGSLAMVNTSSGYYVSGDGVMRCINLIQPQMKCVVDVAIPHVGAVAYDWRGGRVYWTDLGRNCVIRLDPWTGVRELLPIFGATDLALDPQQGHLYYTTAMHLKRRGLSPQPGKNEEVEYYHLNGLEGSIDSFTLDLKQHYVYWVVKGSGAMRIYRSPLVVGSGQPEEVQLLLTSEPQMEAMPKSLQLLQPLGALLWVERSGRGASTMRLPVVAVGQDPMPLIAQGLEQELVSAVQLLDANSPSSIPDSGVIPLAVPPDSLRIDDGHWDDFHLRWQPAGSGGNHTVSYRLLLEYGHRLQTHDLSTPFARILQLPQPQLNLKVCLTPHTSWRAGPTTCVELTTPAAAPTQPRRLRVFVERRAKPLQTTNISALLRWDAPEQAPIQALEYHISCWQGSELHSELLLNQSALEARVEQLQAEVTYRFQVEAHVAATGAAAGAASHGLHVAPEVQAVPRLLYVNSEFIGELDLDTRTRRQIVYTSSPVEHLAVMEGEQRLLWVNEHVELLTHVPGSSPAKLARMRAEVLALTVDWVQRMVYWAELDAVTPQAAVIYRLNLCLFEGRILQGERMWSTPRGYLLKDLVALPHSQTLVWLEHELDSRNATLQGRSLVNGSHISFEISSRAPLMRLFEGSLEPGAETLNLVDHLGKLCVYDVARQLCTVTALRTQMNYLNDDVRQLAQDAGYLYALRNGSIRAYGRRRQQLEYLIELEKEEVRLLHAHNYQAYPEKRCLLLPPMASLEKAHCQETQCLVKLPALYAASECQLPVPGLRYTLQSRDGGQWEGNAGDTINITDLHPYTKYQLRISLWSYYQKRSGGNGSESLQLPILEMQTAPDTPTAPRNFTARVLSPNEVEIHWLEPQQMRSEGVYYMLYWQLEEQDHPDRGERRIESSGTHRLTGLQPGSSYQLWVQAHATPAKFNMTSRLHVKTFEGLADLQLIELGAYGLTLTWEGTTDPLSSLFLECESIAGKLQVDVIENYSRIVIENLEPKTRYDCHLALSYVLSSPGPVVVYHSAGHVYETLSDAPSAPGKPQFEHIAGEIFRLSWSRSRDNGSPIQLYNLEALQARRSLSNRRRRRDVSLSILPWAEEPMVMEDQWLDYCNTTELSCIVRELHTNRLLLFRVRARNEEHGWGPYSEDSERIAEPFVSPEKRGSLVLAIIAPAAIVSSCVLALVLVRKVQKRRLRAKKLLQQSRPSIWSNLSTLQNQQQLLAARNRAFSITLSDADIALLPQISWSQLKLLRFLGSGAFGEVYEGELQLEHEKEPQRVAIKSLRKGDSEFAELLQEAQLMSNFKHENIVCLIGICFDSDSISLIMEHMEAGDLLSYLRAARSNSQQPQPDLILSDLITMCIDVANGCTYLEDMHFVHRDLACRNCLVTETQTDDAGHSRRMVKIGDFGLARDIYKSDYYRKEGEGLLPVRWMSPESLVDGVFTTQSDVWAFGVLCWEILTLGQQPYAARNNFEVLAHVKDGGRLQQPESTPDKLYGLLLQCWRTDPWERPSFKRCFNSLHAISTDLRRSQMPTKSADSTTCISSSSASGQGNGSSIKPETKVHFDKETEQMSLEPISETKLYANEGISRL, encoded by the exons GAGGATCTGTTTCTGGACGAGTTTGGCATCAAGTGTGAAAAGGCCGACAATGGCGACAAGTGCTATAAGACACGA TGCACAAAGGGTTGCGCCCAATGGTATCGTGCCCTCAAAGAACTGGAACCATGCCAGGAGGCCTGC GCATCGCCATTGCAATTCTATCCTTATGATCTGCCTTGTATTGGGGCCTGCGAGATGGCCCAACGTGACTATTGGCATTTGCAGCGTTTGGCCATAGCCGAATTGGTTGAGAGCACTCAACCGCAGTTTGTAAGGGCGCCAAGTCGAGAGCAGCAAACGGCACCGTTGATTCTCAAATGGGATATGCATTTTCCGGAAAACTATCTGGCCAGTCGACCATTCAACATTCAATACAAATATGTGAATTCCAGTAATGCGAGCGAAAAGGACGAGCACGATGAGGAGGAGAAACATGGGAAAGTCTATCGGAAAGCCTATCGACAAAATGAATGGTTCAATTTGGCCGACTATGACTGCGATGAGTATTATGTATGCGAAATACTTGAGACTCTAATGCCATATACACAATATCGG TTTCGTTTCGAATTGCCTTTTGGTGAAAGTAGCGATGAGATTTTATTTTCACCTGCCACTCCAGCCTATCAAACTCCTGCCGAGAATGTTCCAACATCGGCGCCAATTATCGATCATTTGTTTGCTCTGGATGATGGCCATGTAGCCGTGCATTGGCATGATGGTCGCTTTACAAATGGACCTATTACGGGATATCGCCTACGTTTAGCTAGCCCTGGATCCAACCAAAGTGACGAACAG ACTGTTCCAGCTAATCAGAATAGTTATATGTTTGTGGAACTGCGGCCCATGACGAATTACACATTGGAATTGTCGATGATAAATGAGCAGGGCGAGGGACCAGTAGCCAAGGCCAGCGTTGTGACCAAAATGGGATTGACTAAGGATCAGGGGCCTGCTGCTCTATTGGTAGTAGGACGAAAGAGTATCATATGGCAAGTTCTGGAGTTGGCTGGAGAGTCCCGTGTGGTCTATCGCAGTCAACAGACAATTGTCGATGTGGCCTGGTCACACAAGGATCAACGCCTTTTTGTCCTGGATACGAATGGAGAGTTGCGAAC CCAGACGCTTGATCAGGCACCGAGCATGCAGCTCTCAACGTTGATTGTGTTGCCGAATTCCTCCTGGATTCCTCATAAGCTTAGCCTGGACACGCTTAAGCTTCGCCTCTATGTGGCCGTGGAGCTACCGAAGCAGGAATACGCTATACTTAGTAGCACAACGAAGGGTTCCATGGTTGAGATGTTGGTGCAGAATCTACATCAACCCGTTGAGCAACTGGAAGTGGATGCTCTTAATGGCTGGCTTTTCTGGACAGATGCTCAGGGCTTGTGGCGTTTGGATCTTGCTAGCAAGGAGCGTCTACAGCTTTATCAAACCTCCAATCGGCTTGGTCGGTTTATCCTGGATATACCACATTGGTTCATTCACTTGCTGTTGCCGGATGAAGAGCAACTTTTGTCACTTAGCTACGATGGAAATTGGCGAAGGCCGATACAACTTTCCCCTGGCCATTGGCAGACTTTCACTTTGCTAGCAAAGTCCTTACTAATGGCCGACGACACTCAATTGCATTTAATGGATTTGCCAAGTGGGGAGAAGATTTCCAAGTGGTCATTAACAGAAACGAACGATTGTTGGGCTCTGGTACCATTGATGCCGGAACGAGAGCGAATTGCCTTGGACACGGGGATACCGCGACAGCTGGTCGCATTGCTGGGCTCCCAGGCAGCTCATATCTCATGGAAGAAGCCTGCCAGAAATCCGTATCAGTCGCGGGCAGCGGCTAACAATCTCAGCTATGAACTAGAAGTTTTGGACGTCGCCAGTCAAAGTGCCTACAATATACGAAACATTCGTAGTCCCAGCTTTGGCCTGGAGCGTCTGCAACCCGATAATCTCTATCAGCTAAGAGTGCGGGCCATCAATTCGGTGGGAAAGGTAGGCGAATGGACACCTCCATACGCGGCACGTACATGGCCATTGGGCCCACATCGCTTCCGATGGGCCACCCAATCGGGTGAGCTGTATGAAACCAATGAATTGGGTCAAAACCTCAACAAAATGGAGAATGTGAAGCTAGAGTCTCTACCTGGATCTCTTGCCATGGTCAATACCAGCTCTGGTTACTATGTGAGTGGCGATGGGGTAATGCGTTGCATCAACTTGATCCAACCACAAATGAAATGCGTCGTTGATGTTGCAATTCCTCATGTGGGGGCTGTGGCCTATGATTGGCGAGGCGGACGCGTCTACTGGACGGATTTGGGGCGCAATTGTGTTATCCGTCTGGATCCCTGGACAGGGGTACGCGAACTATTGCCCATTTTTGGAGCCACAGATCTGGCTCTGGACCCGCAACAGGGTCACCTGTATTACACCACTGCCATGCATCTGAAACGTCGTGGCCTTAGCCCACAGCCTGGTAAAAATGAAGAGGTGGAATACTATCATCTAAATGGCCTGGAGGGTAGCATCGATTCATTTACCTTGGATCTGAAGCAACATTACGTTTATTGGGTGGTCAAGGGATCCGGAGCCATGCGAATCTATCGCTCTCCCTTGGTCGTGGGCAGTGGCCAGCCGGAAGAAGTTCAACTGCTACTCACTTCGGAGCCCCAGATGGAGGCTATGCCAAAATCTTTGCAACTACTTCAACCGCTGGGAGCTCTTCTTTGGGTGGAACGAAGTGGACGTGGAGCGAGCACAATGCGTTTgcctgttgttgctgttggtcaGGATCCAATGCCGTTGATAGCACAGGGCTTGGAACAGGAACTGGTCAGTGCAGTGCAATTGTTAGATGCGAATTCCCCGTCTTCCATTCCAGATTCGGGGGTTATTCCCTTGGCTGTACCTCCAGACAGTTTGCGCATCGATGATGGCCACTGGGATGACTTTCATCTTCGCTGGCAACCAGCTGGAAGTGGTGGCAATCACACTGTCTCCTATCGCTTGCTTCTCGAATATGGACATCGCCTGCAAACCCATGACCTCTCGACGCCATTCGCTCGCATTCTGCAGCTACCGCAGCCCCAGCTCAATCTCAAAGTCTGCCTAACTCCACATACGTCCTGGCGAGCCGGTCCCACCACTTGTGTGGAGTTGACCACGCCGGCTGCTGCCCCTACCCAGCCACGTCGGCTGCGGGTCTTTGTGGAGCGGCGAGCCAAACCACTGCAGACAACCAATATCAGTGCGCTGCTGCGTTGGGATGCGCCCGAACAGGCACCGATCCAGGCTCTCGAATACCACATCAGTTGTTGGCAAGGTTCCGAACTTCATTCGGAGCTGCTGCTCAACCAGAGCGCTCTGGAGGCACGTGTTGAGCAACTGCAGGCGGAGGTAACCTATCGTTTTCAGGTGGAAGCCCATGTGGCTGCCACTGGAGCGGCAGCCGGAGCCGCCAGCCATGGTCTTCACGTGGCACCCGAGGTGCAGGCAGTGCCGCGTCTCTTGTATGTGAACTCTGAGTTTATTGGCGAATTGGATCTGGATACGCGTACCCGCCGACAGATTGTCTACACATCCAGCCCCGTGGAACATCTCGCTGTGATGGAAGGCGAACAGCGTCTGCTCTGGGTTAATGAGCATGTGGAGCTGCTTACTCATGTGCCGGGTTCATCGCCAGCCAAGCTGGCGCGCATGCGAGCCGAGGTTTTGGCCCTCACCGTGGATTGGGTGCAGCGCATGGTCTATTGGGCCGAACTGGATGCTGTTACCCCACAGGCTGCTGTCATCTATCGTCTAAATCTGTGCCTCTTCGAAGGACGTATACTGCAAGGCGAACGCATGTGGAGTACTCCTCGTGGCTATCTACTAAAGGATTTGGTGGCTCTGCCACATAGTCAGACTCTGGTTTGGCTTGAACATGAGCTCGACTCTCGCAATGCCACATTGCAGGGTCGTAGTCTAGTGAATGGATCTCATATATCCTTCGAGATCAGCTCGCGTGCTCCGTTGATGCGTCTCTTTGAGGGCAGCCTGGAACCGGGAGCCGAGACGCTAAACCTAGTCGACCATCTGGGTAAACTGTGTGTCTACGATGTGGCGCGGCAACTGTGCACAGTGACTGCCCTACGGACACAGATGAATTATCTAAACGATGACGTAAGACAATTGGCCCAAGATGCCGGCTATTTGTATGCCCTGCGCAATGGTAGCATTCGTGCTTATGGCAGACGGCGACAGCAATTGGAATATCTGATTGAGCTAGAGAAGGAGGAAGTGCGCTTATTGCATGCCCACAACTATCAGGCTTATCCGGAGAAGCGTTGTCTACTTCTGCCACCCATGGCTAGCCTGGAGAAAGCGCATTGTCAGGAAACACAATGTCTGGTTAAGCTACCCGCTCTCTATGCTGCTTCGGAGTGCCAACTGCCTGTTCCTGGTTTGCGATATACCCTACAATCCCGCGACGGTGGCCAGTGGGAAGGCAATGCCGGAGACACTATAAATATTACCGATCTACATCCTTACACCAAATATCAGTTGCGAATAAGTTTGTGGAGCTATTATCAGAAGCGTTCAGGAGGTAATGGATCTGAGTCGCTTCAATTGCCCATTCTAGAGATGCAAACGGCTCCTGATACACCGACGGCTCCGAGAAACTTTACTGCCCGTGTCTTGAGTCCCAATGAAGTTGAGATTCACTGGCTGGAACCCCAGCAAATGCGTAGCGAAGGTGTCTATTATATGCTCTACTGGCAGCTTGAAGAGCAAGATCATCCAGATCGAGGAGAACGACGCATAGAGTCTTCGGGTACTCATCGGCTAACGGGTCTGCAACCTGGCTCTAGTTATCAGTTATGGGTGCAGGCTCATGCAACGCCAGCTAAATTTAATATGACCTCACGGCTGCATGTGAAAACGTTTGAGGGTTTGGCCGATCTCCAGTTGATTGAGTTGGGTGCTTATGGATTAACCCTTACTTGGGAGGGCACCACAGATCCCTTGAGTTCTCTGTTCCTTGAATGCGAATCGATCGCGGGTAAATTGCAGGTCGATGTGATTGAAAACTATTCACGAATAgtaattgaaaatttggaGCCAAAGACGCGTTACGATTGCCATTTGGCCCTCAGCTATGTTTTGTCTAGTCCGGGACCAGTTGTGGTCTATCATTCGGCTGGCCATGTGTACGAGACTTTGAGCGATGCACCTAGTGCCCCCGGAAAGCCACAATTTGAGCATATTGCCGGCGAGATATTTCGTTTGAGCTGGAGTCGATCACGGGACAATGGATCACCAATTCAACTCTATAATCTGGAGGCCCTTCAGGCTCGTCGCAGTCTCTCGAATCGTCGTCGACGTCGCGATGTCTCACTATCCATTCTACCCTGGGCGGAGGAGCCCATGGTGATGGAAGATCAATGGCTAGACTATTGCAATACCACAGAACTGAGTTGCATTGTCAGAGAATTGCATACGAATCGCTTGCTCCTCTTTAGAGTTCGTGCACGCAACGAGGAACATGGCTGGGGTCCATACAGCGAGGATAGCGAGAGAATAGCCGAACCCTTCGTATCGCCCGAGAAGCGAGGATCTTTGGTCTTGGCCATTATAGCGCCCGCCGCCATTGTATCAAGTTGTGTGCTGGCTTTGGTTCTGGTTCGAAAAG TACAAAAGCGTCGCTTACGCGCCAAGAAGTTACTTCAGCAAAGTCGTCCCAGTATTTGGAGCAATCTGTCTACATTGCAGAACCAGCAACAGCTTCTGGCTGCCCGCAATCGTGCCTTCTCCATAACCCTAAGTGATGCGGATATTGCCCTCTTGCCACAAATTAGTTGGAGCCAATTGAAATTGCTACGTTTCCTGGGCAGTGGAGCCTTCGGTGAGGTCTATGAGGGTGAACTTCAGCTTGAGCACGAGAAGGAGCCGCAACGTGTTGCGATCAAGAGTCTCCGCAAGGGAGACTCTGAGTTTGCCGAACTGCTGCAGGAGGCTCAATTGATGAGCAACTTTAAGCACGAGAATATTGTTTGTCTGATTGGCATATGCTTTGACAGCGATTCCATATCTTTAATTATGGAGCATATGGAAGCGGGAGATCTATTAAGTTATTTACGAGCGGCTCGTAGCAATTCACAG CAGCCACAACCTGATTTGATACTATCCGATTTGATTACCATGTGCATTGATGTGGCCAATGGATGCACTTATCTGGAGGATATGCATTTTGTTCATCGCGATCTGGCGTGTCGCAACTGTTTGGTTACCGAAACCCAAACGGATGACGCCGGCCATTCTCGTCGCATGGTGAAAATTGGTGATTTTGGTCTCGCCCGCGACATCTACAAGAGCGACTACTATCGCAAGGAAGGCGAGGGCCTGTTGCCAGTGCGTTGGATGTCACCCGAGAGTCTAGTCGACGGTGTCTTCACCACACAGTCCGATGTATGGGCATTCGGTGTCCTATGCTGGGAAATTCTGACATTGGGACAACAGCCGTATGCAGCTAGAAATAATTTCGAAGTCCTGGCCCATGTCAAGGATGGTGGACGACTGCAGCAGCCAGAAAGCACACCCGATAAGCT CTATGGCTTACTTTTACAGTGTTGGCGCACTGATCCCTGGGAGCGACCGAGCTTCAAGCGTTGTTTCAATAGTCTACATGCCATTAGTACTGATTTGAGGCGTTCCCAAATGCCGACCAAGAGTGCGGATAGTACCACTTGCATCTCATCATCTTCCGCCAGCGGCCAAGGGAATGGGTCGTCCATTAAGCCAGAGACAAAGGTGCATTTTGATAAGGAGACGGAACAAATGTCCTTAGAACCCATCAGTGAAACCAAATTATATGCCAACGAGGGCATCTCGAGATTGTAA